A genome region from Christensenella minuta includes the following:
- a CDS encoding winged helix-turn-helix domain-containing protein — MRIMVDNLAVDIDNRTVRRGDEDIRLTAKEYEVLKYLALHKDKIVSRAELLEHVWDCDYDCFSNVVDVYIRFLRAKIDDGHQKKLIKTFRKQGYSLTA; from the coding sequence ATGCGTATCATGGTTGACAACCTGGCGGTGGATATCGATAATCGGACGGTTCGGCGTGGAGATGAGGATATCAGGCTTACCGCAAAAGAGTACGAGGTCTTAAAATATCTCGCGCTGCATAAAGACAAAATTGTATCCCGTGCGGAGCTTTTGGAACATGTTTGGGACTGCGATTATGATTGCTTCTCCAACGTTGTGGATGTATATATCAGATTTTTAAGGGCGAAAATCGACGACGGGCATCAGAAAAAGCTGATTAAAACGTTCCGCAAGCAGGGATACTCGCTCACCGCCTAA
- a CDS encoding aldehyde dehydrogenase, producing the protein MVLIYNNLHKRPYRTLLAWTANKRHTLVCLRRRKPACQKIRTIGVTTMSHAAETVMMQNEYFYTGRTKPYEFRMDALSSLRKAIIRNESAIFDALHEDLLKSPFEAFETEVGIAIDEITFLMKHLRRWMKPSRVRTPLAQFPSRSFVLAEPYGAALIMSPWNYPFQLTIEPLAGAIAAGNTAILKPSDYSRATSKVIADIVHATFPPDYVDVVLGGRESNQDLLQQQFDYIFFTGGVTVGKLVMESAAQFVTPVTLELGGKSPCIVDETADLDVAAKRIAWGKFLNAGQTCVAPDHLYVQESIKHKFLPKLKQAITEFYTEDPLTCGWLPKIINQKHYDRLHGLMANEEIIFGGRSDPQSLLIEPTIIDNAAYNHPVMQEEIFGPLLPILEFRNLYDAVTEIRKHPKPLALYLFTGNRKTAKSILGTVSFGGGCVNDTIVQLATSRMPFGGVGNSGMGSYHGKASFDTFSHYKSIVHKSSRIDLPIRYLPPTGKKMKGLRKFIGKK; encoded by the coding sequence GTGGTATTAATATATAATAACCTGCATAAACGGCCGTATAGAACATTGCTTGCATGGACGGCTAACAAACGGCATACGCTGGTTTGCCTGCGCCGGCGGAAGCCGGCCTGCCAAAAAATACGAACGATCGGGGTGACTACCATGAGTCATGCGGCAGAAACCGTAATGATGCAAAACGAATACTTTTATACCGGGCGTACCAAGCCTTACGAATTCCGCATGGACGCCCTCTCCAGCCTGCGAAAGGCAATTATCAGGAATGAATCCGCTATTTTCGACGCGCTCCATGAAGACCTTCTGAAAAGTCCTTTCGAGGCGTTTGAAACGGAAGTCGGCATCGCGATCGATGAGATTACTTTTTTAATGAAGCATCTGCGGCGCTGGATGAAGCCCAGCCGCGTACGCACCCCTCTCGCGCAGTTTCCGTCCAGAAGCTTCGTGCTTGCGGAGCCTTATGGAGCAGCGCTCATTATGTCGCCGTGGAACTACCCCTTCCAACTGACCATTGAGCCGCTGGCGGGAGCCATTGCGGCGGGAAATACTGCCATATTGAAGCCGTCGGATTACTCGCGTGCTACCTCGAAGGTGATCGCGGATATCGTGCACGCAACCTTTCCGCCGGACTATGTGGACGTGGTGCTCGGCGGCCGCGAATCTAACCAAGACCTTCTGCAGCAGCAGTTTGATTATATTTTCTTTACGGGCGGCGTAACGGTCGGCAAGCTGGTCATGGAATCCGCTGCGCAGTTCGTCACTCCCGTTACGCTTGAGCTCGGTGGGAAAAGCCCATGTATCGTGGATGAAACGGCCGATCTCGACGTGGCGGCAAAGCGGATCGCCTGGGGCAAATTCCTGAACGCCGGCCAAACGTGCGTGGCGCCCGACCACCTATACGTCCAGGAATCCATAAAGCATAAATTCCTGCCCAAATTAAAACAAGCGATCACGGAATTTTATACGGAGGATCCCCTTACCTGCGGCTGGCTGCCGAAAATTATCAATCAAAAGCATTACGACCGTCTGCACGGCCTGATGGCAAACGAGGAAATCATCTTCGGCGGCAGGAGCGATCCGCAATCCCTGCTGATCGAACCTACGATCATCGATAACGCCGCATACAACCATCCGGTCATGCAGGAAGAAATTTTTGGGCCGCTGCTTCCCATCCTCGAATTCCGCAATCTTTACGATGCGGTCACGGAGATCAGGAAGCATCCCAAGCCGCTCGCGCTTTACCTTTTCACGGGTAACCGGAAGACAGCCAAAAGCATTCTCGGGACGGTATCCTTCGGCGGCGGTTGTGTGAACGACACGATCGTGCAGCTTGCAACCTCGCGCATGCCCTTTGGCGGGGTGGGTAATTCCGGAATGGGCAGCTATCACGGAAAGGCAAGCTTCGATACGTTCTCGCATTATAAGAGCATCGTACACAAGTCAAGCCGCATCGACCTCCCTATCCGCTACCTCCCGCCAACCGGGAAGAAGATGAAGGGGTTGCGTAAATTTATCGGTAAAAAATAA
- a CDS encoding VOC family protein, translated as MAKMEGLAHIGVFITDIERSKKFYEDVLDFETIWECGVEEKDGTVTNVAFVKNGSLVLELVRTANPQKRQDGWVDHIALAVEDIEGIQKILEERGIEFEMDAPVLGANVFPNGAKWLTFRGPDGEHLEINEVFPY; from the coding sequence ATGGCAAAAATGGAAGGGCTCGCGCACATTGGCGTATTCATTACGGATATTGAGCGCAGCAAAAAATTTTACGAGGACGTTCTTGACTTCGAGACGATCTGGGAATGCGGGGTAGAGGAAAAAGACGGCACCGTTACAAACGTGGCGTTTGTAAAAAATGGCAGCCTGGTGCTGGAGTTGGTGCGCACGGCGAATCCGCAAAAGCGGCAGGACGGCTGGGTAGACCATATTGCCCTCGCGGTGGAAGATATTGAAGGTATTCAGAAAATATTGGAAGAGCGCGGGATTGAATTTGAGATGGACGCTCCGGTCTTGGGCGCGAATGTATTCCCGAATGGAGCCAAGTGGCTGACGTTCCGCGGCCCGGATGGGGAGCATCTTGAGATCAATGAGGTATTTCCATATTAA
- a CDS encoding RrF2 family transcriptional regulator: MTGEFTIAVHALVYLNHKKKMVSSDELAKNVCTHPARIRKVMAKLKKAGLLTTKEGAEGGYSFTLDADKVTLRMVNEAIGEPMVAASWHSGRSDMECLIASGMASVMDGIYADLDDVCRQQLEKTTIAGIDRMIFREKEKAGA, translated from the coding sequence ATGACGGGTGAATTTACCATAGCGGTCCACGCTTTGGTCTATCTTAATCACAAGAAAAAAATGGTGAGCAGCGACGAGCTTGCAAAAAATGTATGTACGCACCCGGCGCGCATCCGCAAGGTGATGGCGAAGCTCAAAAAGGCGGGGCTGCTGACGACCAAGGAAGGCGCGGAAGGCGGTTATTCCTTCACACTTGACGCGGATAAGGTCACGTTGCGCATGGTGAATGAAGCGATCGGGGAACCGATGGTCGCTGCATCGTGGCATTCGGGACGCTCCGATATGGAATGCCTGATCGCCTCAGGGATGGCTTCCGTGATGGACGGGATTTATGCGGACCTTGACGATGTCTGCCGGCAGCAGCTGGAGAAAACTACGATTGCCGGCATTGACCGCATGATTTTCAGGGAAAAAGAAAAGGCCGGAGCATAG
- a CDS encoding ferritin family protein — MVKYVCQVCGYTVEGERPAKCPQCGADGSKFDEVQSGARVWADEHKIGVAQGLDEEVVNGLRENFMGECTEVGMYLAMARQADREGYPEVAETYKRAAFEEAEHASKFAELLGEVVYADTKKNLQLRADAECGATASKLALAKRAKELGYDAIHDTVHEMAKDEARHGCAFQGLLERVVK; from the coding sequence ATGGTAAAGTATGTATGTCAGGTATGTGGTTACACGGTAGAGGGCGAGCGGCCGGCGAAATGCCCGCAGTGCGGAGCGGACGGTTCCAAGTTCGATGAAGTACAGAGCGGCGCGCGCGTATGGGCGGACGAGCATAAAATCGGCGTTGCACAGGGGCTTGACGAAGAAGTAGTGAACGGTTTGAGGGAAAACTTCATGGGTGAATGCACGGAAGTCGGTATGTATCTCGCGATGGCGAGACAGGCCGACCGGGAAGGTTATCCGGAAGTTGCGGAGACCTACAAGCGTGCGGCGTTTGAAGAAGCGGAACACGCTTCCAAATTTGCAGAGCTTCTCGGCGAAGTTGTTTACGCAGACACAAAGAAGAACCTGCAGCTCCGCGCGGATGCGGAATGCGGCGCGACGGCCAGCAAACTGGCGCTTGCAAAGAGAGCAAAAGAGCTTGGCTACGACGCGATCCACGATACGGTTCATGAAATGGCGAAGGACGAAGCACGGCATGGCTGCGCTTTCCAGGGCCTGCTCGAAAGAGTTGTAAAATAA
- a CDS encoding MATE family efflux transporter, translated as MSETVLTETRNPLGYEPIGKLLKTFAWPAIISFLINSVYNIVDQIFIGQGVGYLGNAATTISFPIMTILISFAALVGTGGSAYAALKLGEKKEEEAQRALNNGFILSIIISGVMMAACFLFLDPMLKAFGATADSMAYAKEYSTIILLGTPFNVVSIVLSNMARTDGNPNLSMYSILIGAVLNTILDPLYIFVFHWGVTGAAIATITSQAISTVILSIYFAKSGKSMRFEKKYMKLHGRTCKMILTLGISSFITQIVACVTQIVMNNSLVFYGNQAGVGGDIALSAMGIVMKIAMILAAACIGIGIGAQPILGFNRGAGQPKRIKKTFVMAAWISTVVVIAAWLVCQLFPEAILSLFGDAEPNFTMFAVKCMRLFLGGIFCAGFQIVSTSYFQATGQPFKATILSMLRQLLLLIPLVLILPMYFGLDGILYAGPVADVGSAVIVAVFVIREMKKLNAWIRKEDAEGKQEGLAAA; from the coding sequence ATGAGTGAAACGGTACTTACGGAAACAAGAAACCCATTAGGCTATGAACCGATCGGCAAACTGCTTAAGACCTTTGCCTGGCCGGCCATTATTTCATTTTTAATTAATTCGGTTTACAACATTGTGGATCAGATTTTTATTGGCCAGGGCGTCGGTTACCTTGGCAACGCGGCAACGACGATTTCGTTCCCGATTATGACGATCCTGATTTCCTTTGCCGCCCTTGTGGGAACCGGCGGCAGCGCTTATGCCGCTCTCAAGCTCGGCGAAAAAAAGGAAGAGGAAGCGCAGCGCGCCCTCAACAACGGATTTATCCTCTCCATCATTATCAGCGGCGTGATGATGGCGGCTTGCTTCCTGTTTCTTGATCCGATGCTGAAAGCCTTCGGTGCGACGGCAGACAGCATGGCTTATGCAAAAGAATATTCGACGATCATCCTTTTGGGCACGCCTTTTAACGTCGTGAGCATCGTCCTTTCCAACATGGCGCGTACGGACGGCAACCCCAACCTCTCCATGTATAGTATTTTGATCGGCGCGGTCCTTAATACAATACTTGATCCCCTCTATATTTTTGTGTTTCATTGGGGCGTAACGGGCGCAGCGATCGCCACCATCACCTCACAGGCAATCTCAACGGTTATCCTTTCCATTTATTTTGCTAAAAGCGGAAAGAGTATGCGCTTTGAAAAAAAATATATGAAACTGCACGGACGTACCTGCAAAATGATCCTGACCCTCGGTATCTCATCTTTCATCACGCAGATCGTGGCCTGCGTTACACAGATCGTGATGAACAATTCCCTCGTATTTTATGGCAACCAGGCGGGTGTGGGCGGCGATATCGCGCTTTCGGCCATGGGAATCGTAATGAAAATCGCCATGATCCTCGCGGCCGCCTGCATCGGAATCGGCATTGGCGCGCAGCCTATTTTGGGCTTTAACCGCGGCGCCGGCCAGCCGAAGCGGATCAAAAAAACCTTTGTGATGGCGGCATGGATTTCCACCGTGGTCGTTATTGCCGCATGGCTTGTGTGCCAGTTGTTTCCCGAAGCGATCCTCAGCCTGTTCGGTGACGCGGAACCCAACTTTACCATGTTTGCCGTAAAATGTATGCGTCTTTTTCTTGGCGGCATCTTCTGCGCGGGCTTCCAGATCGTCTCGACAAGCTATTTCCAGGCGACGGGCCAGCCGTTTAAGGCGACCATTCTCTCCATGCTGCGGCAGCTTTTGCTGTTGATTCCGCTTGTACTGATCCTGCCGATGTATTTCGGGCTGGACGGCATCCTTTACGCGGGGCCCGTGGCCGATGTCGGCTCTGCCGTCATCGTGGCGGTTTTCGTGATACGCGAGATGAAGAAGCTCAATGCATGGATTCGTAAGGAGGACGCGGAGGGAAAACAGGAGGGCCTTGCGGCCGCATAA
- a CDS encoding sensor histidine kinase: MDTKLISSKYDLKLKIIAWIICIATGCLISFSIVRLEKYDPANTMTSDKYVESAEYLSTMQEYTNSVEYAFYGYDDSSKQNELRNYISGLKNSYSGEISEVLSTTDLEGDYDAYLEKFQEEFAALVAGNETAPGDTAGTEMAGEDQGQPDSLSTEIAAAASAQEAGLPALDEYTQKQIDSINKKYAELLVNAESYVDEKYAFMEKQARENLGSNENYYFAVVADGRVIHTNVPKGESDPVEWIRQLEGNGAYAWNGAEPGLYGNLTADTAVSYPYMEETERQIAAGVSIFTGMSDTFYEQSSREYGIAYRGYLTTIVLTIVWFVLFALAFIWLMYTAGRSPKNDEVKVTFMDSIWLDIGGIALVLIEFVMLALFHNERIDLPGAVGAVQVIRISVYTAVGIALLLMWSMSVSRRVKRKENYTLVGRVFAGFGKIWRESGTKAKGIGIVIWYLIGGMLLCLITVLFGFLMGGTGVFIGLVFISIYLAAVLKYILQKAAAVSNISVGVRRIKEGDLEYRIVKGGGQDFDEIATGIEHIAEGLDAAVTQEVKSERMKTELITNVSHDIKTPLTSILTYVDLLKKEGLASENAPRYLEVLDMKSRRLKYLTDDLFEAAKASSGDMTVSVSRIELVQFMEQALGEMSDKIEASGLTFVTAEQKAKMYVYADGKLLFRVIGNVIDNAVKYAAGGSRVYIDFSRSEGQACIVVKNVSRDPLNMTEEELMERFKRGDESRHTEGSGLGLSIARNFMELMKGAFKIEIDGDLFKVMICFPAETEETPGPEQIEE; this comes from the coding sequence TTGGATACAAAATTGATAAGCTCAAAGTATGATTTAAAGCTGAAAATCATTGCCTGGATCATTTGTATCGCTACCGGATGCCTGATTTCTTTTTCCATAGTACGTCTTGAGAAATATGATCCCGCAAATACGATGACGAGCGACAAATACGTTGAAAGCGCGGAGTATCTTTCCACGATGCAGGAATATACGAATTCCGTGGAATATGCGTTTTACGGTTATGACGACTCATCCAAACAGAACGAATTGCGGAATTATATCTCGGGACTGAAGAATTCTTATTCCGGTGAAATCAGCGAGGTGCTGAGCACGACGGATCTGGAGGGTGATTATGATGCGTATCTTGAAAAATTTCAGGAAGAATTTGCAGCTTTGGTTGCAGGAAACGAAACAGCGCCGGGAGACACGGCGGGAACAGAAATGGCAGGCGAGGATCAGGGCCAGCCTGATTCTTTAAGCACGGAAATTGCGGCGGCTGCAAGCGCACAAGAAGCGGGGCTTCCGGCGCTTGATGAGTATACGCAGAAGCAGATCGATTCCATCAACAAGAAATATGCGGAGCTTCTGGTGAATGCGGAAAGCTATGTGGACGAAAAATACGCCTTCATGGAAAAGCAGGCGCGGGAAAACCTGGGAAGCAATGAAAACTATTACTTTGCGGTCGTCGCGGACGGCAGGGTGATCCATACGAACGTTCCCAAAGGCGAGAGCGACCCCGTAGAATGGATCAGGCAGTTGGAAGGAAACGGGGCCTATGCGTGGAACGGGGCGGAGCCGGGGCTTTACGGCAACCTGACGGCAGATACAGCGGTGTCCTATCCCTATATGGAGGAAACGGAGCGGCAGATAGCTGCGGGCGTTTCCATATTCACAGGGATGTCCGATACCTTTTATGAGCAGAGCAGCAGGGAATACGGTATTGCCTACAGGGGGTACCTGACGACGATCGTCCTGACGATTGTATGGTTCGTGCTTTTCGCGCTGGCGTTCATCTGGCTTATGTATACTGCGGGCCGGTCCCCCAAAAACGATGAGGTGAAGGTCACCTTCATGGATTCCATATGGCTCGACATAGGCGGGATCGCACTGGTCCTGATCGAGTTTGTGATGCTGGCCCTGTTCCACAACGAACGTATCGATTTGCCGGGCGCCGTGGGAGCGGTGCAGGTTATCCGCATCTCCGTCTATACGGCGGTCGGGATCGCGCTCCTGCTGATGTGGAGTATGAGCGTTTCGCGCCGGGTAAAACGGAAGGAGAATTATACGTTGGTCGGGCGGGTATTCGCAGGCTTTGGAAAAATCTGGCGGGAAAGCGGTACCAAGGCAAAAGGAATCGGTATTGTGATCTGGTATCTGATTGGCGGGATGCTGCTGTGCCTGATTACCGTACTTTTTGGTTTTTTGATGGGAGGAACGGGCGTGTTCATCGGCCTTGTATTCATCTCTATCTATCTTGCGGCCGTGCTGAAATACATACTGCAAAAGGCCGCGGCCGTAAGCAATATTTCAGTTGGGGTGCGCCGTATTAAGGAGGGAGACCTCGAATACCGGATCGTGAAAGGCGGCGGGCAGGACTTCGATGAGATCGCGACGGGAATCGAGCATATCGCGGAAGGACTCGACGCGGCGGTGACGCAGGAGGTAAAGTCCGAGCGCATGAAGACGGAGCTTATTACCAACGTATCGCACGACATCAAAACACCCCTGACTTCGATCCTTACCTACGTGGATTTGCTGAAAAAAGAGGGGCTTGCGAGCGAAAATGCGCCGCGCTACCTGGAAGTGCTGGATATGAAATCGCGGCGGCTGAAATACCTCACGGACGACCTGTTTGAAGCAGCCAAGGCAAGCAGCGGGGATATGACGGTTTCAGTTTCCAGAATCGAATTGGTCCAGTTTATGGAACAGGCGCTGGGGGAGATGTCGGATAAGATAGAAGCCTCGGGCCTTACATTCGTGACGGCGGAACAAAAGGCCAAGATGTACGTATATGCGGACGGGAAGCTTTTGTTCCGGGTGATCGGCAATGTGATCGATAACGCCGTCAAATATGCGGCAGGCGGTTCGCGGGTGTATATCGATTTTTCACGCAGCGAAGGCCAGGCTTGCATTGTCGTAAAGAACGTATCGCGCGATCCGCTTAATATGACGGAGGAAGAACTGATGGAGCGCTTTAAGCGTGGCGACGAATCCCGTCATACGGAGGGTTCTGGCCTGGGACTTTCCATCGCGCGGAACTTCATGGAGCTTATGAAGGGCGCGTTCAAGATCGAAATCGACGGCGACCTCTTCAAAGTCATGATTTGTTTCCCGGCAGAAACGGAGGAAACGCCGGGGCCGGAACAGATCGAAGAATAA
- a CDS encoding DUF4349 domain-containing protein: MKKIIVVMICAVLFLTACSAAPSETNSSAATAGPEMGYESAGAVRDEGVTAETEEAGGLGGLSNPDLPETDRKLTYSASFDINTKQYDADYAKINAELSAVGGYVANEESSAYSSETGKNYGRNSYLSLRVPVDSLNAFMDSLSGIGEVVSRHKSTDDLTSQYYDTDARIEMLNMRRDRLMGYLASATKAEDIVAFEQELSDVLYELDQLQGSKRQMDQLIDYATVDVTLTELITPETIGADGQPLGDRASDAFSMSMTGVGEFMENFAIFWAAALPVIILLAIFAAVIYAVIRLILWLRKKYYVKHPEKVRRPQPIQQPLYPPYSPQAPPQNTNDSKK; encoded by the coding sequence ATGAAAAAGATCATCGTCGTTATGATATGTGCCGTCTTGTTTCTGACCGCCTGTTCCGCAGCCCCGTCCGAAACAAACAGCAGCGCAGCCACAGCCGGCCCCGAAATGGGATATGAATCTGCCGGTGCCGTCAGGGATGAAGGCGTAACGGCGGAAACCGAAGAAGCCGGCGGCCTGGGCGGGCTTTCCAACCCCGACTTGCCCGAAACGGACCGCAAGCTCACTTACAGTGCGTCGTTCGACATCAATACCAAGCAATATGACGCGGATTATGCAAAAATCAACGCAGAGCTCTCAGCGGTCGGCGGCTATGTCGCGAACGAGGAAAGCTCGGCCTATTCCTCAGAAACAGGCAAAAATTACGGCCGCAATTCTTATCTCTCCCTGCGCGTCCCCGTCGATAGCCTGAACGCCTTTATGGACAGCCTTTCGGGGATCGGCGAGGTGGTCAGCAGGCATAAATCCACGGACGACCTTACCTCGCAGTATTATGATACGGACGCACGCATCGAAATGCTCAATATGCGCAGGGACCGCTTGATGGGCTATCTTGCAAGCGCTACGAAGGCGGAAGATATCGTCGCGTTCGAGCAAGAGCTTTCCGATGTACTTTACGAGCTCGACCAGCTCCAGGGCAGTAAGCGCCAGATGGACCAGCTGATCGATTATGCAACGGTGGACGTTACCCTGACGGAGCTCATCACACCTGAAACCATCGGCGCGGACGGTCAGCCGCTCGGAGACCGGGCGTCCGACGCATTCTCCATGTCTATGACCGGCGTGGGGGAATTCATGGAAAACTTTGCTATCTTTTGGGCGGCTGCCCTGCCCGTGATTATTCTGCTCGCGATTTTTGCGGCGGTCATTTATGCGGTGATCCGGCTGATCCTGTGGCTGCGTAAAAAATATTACGTCAAGCATCCGGAAAAGGTCCGTCGGCCGCAGCCCATACAGCAGCCCCTGTATCCGCCGTATTCTCCGCAGGCGCCCCCGCAAAATACGAACGATTCCAAAAAATAA
- a CDS encoding response regulator transcription factor encodes MRILVCDDDKEIVDAIEIYLVNEGYEVLKAYDGAQAVKYAEEQEIHLIIMDIMMPGMDGIRATMKLRESANIPVIMLSAKSEDNDKILGLNSGADDYLTKPFNPLELIARVKSQLRRYTSLGSMTQEKGVLQTGGLVLDDMKKTVTVDGEPVKLTPMEYKILRYLMQNMERVLSTTQIYESVWDEKAVGAENTIAVHIRRIREKIEINPKEPKYLKVVWGIGYKIDKLKV; translated from the coding sequence ATGAGGATACTGGTGTGTGACGACGACAAGGAAATCGTTGACGCGATCGAGATCTATCTGGTGAACGAAGGCTATGAGGTTTTGAAGGCATACGATGGGGCTCAGGCCGTAAAGTATGCGGAAGAGCAGGAGATACACTTAATCATCATGGATATCATGATGCCCGGAATGGACGGCATCCGCGCCACAATGAAGCTGCGGGAAAGCGCAAATATCCCCGTTATCATGCTGAGTGCAAAGTCGGAAGACAACGACAAGATTCTGGGTCTCAATTCCGGTGCGGACGATTACCTGACAAAGCCGTTTAATCCGCTCGAGCTGATCGCACGGGTGAAGTCCCAGCTGCGGCGCTACACATCGCTCGGAAGCATGACCCAGGAGAAGGGTGTGCTCCAAACGGGCGGACTCGTGCTCGACGACATGAAAAAGACCGTTACGGTTGACGGCGAGCCGGTGAAGCTCACCCCCATGGAATACAAAATATTGCGGTACCTGATGCAGAACATGGAGCGGGTTCTCTCCACTACGCAGATCTATGAAAGCGTATGGGACGAGAAAGCGGTGGGTGCGGAAAACACCATTGCGGTACACATCCGCCGGATCCGTGAGAAGATCGAGATCAACCCAAAGGAACCGAAATATTTGAAGGTGGTGTGGGGGATTGGATACAAAATTGATAAGCTCAAAGTATGA
- a CDS encoding ATP-binding cassette domain-containing protein, whose protein sequence is MNQQTIIAFDKVQKVYEDKYALKDFSFEIRKGAFLTVVGGSGGGKTTMLKMINGLLMPDGGRVLVDGRDTAHTDLIALRRGIGYVIQGGALFPHLNVRENIEYVPRLEKNRLPEERIRELMDMAALPMEMLSRNVSELSGGQQQRVGIARALAAQPEIILMDEPFGALDGITRKQLQDEIIEIHRRTGVTIVFVTHDLREAVRLGTWILIMNEGTIVQQGTPQDVRDNPNGDYAQRLLEQLDCG, encoded by the coding sequence ATGAACCAGCAAACCATCATTGCTTTTGACAAGGTACAAAAGGTCTACGAGGACAAATATGCCTTGAAGGATTTCAGCTTCGAGATACGGAAGGGAGCCTTTCTTACAGTGGTCGGCGGATCGGGCGGCGGCAAGACGACGATGCTGAAAATGATTAACGGCCTTCTGATGCCGGACGGCGGCAGGGTGCTGGTGGACGGCAGGGATACGGCCCATACCGATCTGATCGCGCTCCGGCGGGGGATCGGCTATGTGATACAGGGAGGCGCGTTGTTTCCGCACCTCAATGTGCGGGAAAATATCGAATATGTACCGCGGCTGGAAAAAAATAGACTGCCTGAGGAGCGGATCCGCGAACTGATGGATATGGCGGCGCTGCCTATGGAGATGCTTTCGCGAAACGTCAGCGAGCTTTCCGGAGGACAGCAGCAGCGCGTCGGCATAGCCCGCGCCCTTGCCGCACAGCCGGAGATAATCCTGATGGATGAGCCGTTCGGAGCGCTTGACGGTATTACGCGCAAGCAGCTGCAGGATGAAATCATCGAAATCCACAGGCGGACGGGCGTGACGATTGTGTTCGTGACGCACGACCTGCGCGAAGCGGTGCGCCTGGGTACATGGATTCTGATTATGAACGAGGGAACAATCGTGCAGCAGGGAACTCCGCAGGATGTACGGGACAACCCGAACGGCGATTATGCGCAGCGGCTTTTGGAGCAGCTTGACTGCGGTTGA
- a CDS encoding MarR family winged helix-turn-helix transcriptional regulator has product MPKRHFTLNKYASIINRYGMRYYDQELNSLGIGAGQHFFLVRIFENQGINVYDLAKCGHYDKATATRAIHKMEEYGYIRRESDPADGRVCRLYTTEKAQPIVDSVYAAVLKWNDILTRGMSDEEIILAERLMELMAKNAYEFTIDNQGGKTV; this is encoded by the coding sequence TTGCCGAAACGGCATTTTACGTTAAATAAATATGCTTCTATCATCAACAGATATGGTATGCGTTATTACGACCAGGAACTAAATTCCCTCGGCATCGGTGCGGGACAGCACTTTTTCCTCGTCCGTATTTTCGAGAACCAGGGGATCAACGTCTATGATCTTGCAAAATGCGGCCACTACGACAAAGCCACCGCGACCCGGGCGATCCACAAAATGGAGGAATACGGCTATATCCGCCGCGAATCCGACCCGGCGGACGGGCGGGTTTGCCGCCTGTATACCACCGAAAAGGCGCAGCCCATTGTCGATTCCGTCTATGCGGCGGTCTTGAAATGGAATGATATCCTTACCCGGGGCATGTCGGATGAAGAAATCATTCTTGCGGAGCGGCTGATGGAATTGATGGCAAAAAACGCTTATGAATTTACAATAGACAACCAAGGAGGAAAGACGGTATGA
- a CDS encoding rhodanese-like domain-containing protein, translated as MEGKDAAEGAGSTAARESAYHKIDAEQAKEMLDGESGILLVDVRTPEEYAEKHIGGAVNIPNETISDTPPAELPDKDARLVVYCRTGVRSRQAADKLVEMGYTNVYDMGGINDWPYETVSGSEVEKAME; from the coding sequence ATGGAAGGGAAAGACGCGGCAGAGGGGGCCGGAAGCACCGCCGCGCGGGAATCGGCTTATCATAAAATCGATGCGGAGCAGGCGAAGGAGATGCTGGACGGGGAAAGCGGCATCCTGCTTGTAGATGTACGCACGCCGGAGGAATATGCGGAAAAGCATATTGGAGGGGCGGTCAATATTCCGAATGAAACGATTTCGGATACCCCGCCCGCAGAGCTGCCGGATAAAGATGCGCGGCTGGTCGTCTACTGCCGTACAGGCGTGCGGAGCAGGCAGGCGGCGGATAAGCTTGTGGAAATGGGCTACACAAACGTTTACGACATGGGAGGCATCAATGATTGGCCGTATGAAACGGTGAGCGGCAGCGAGGTGGAGAAGGCTATGGAATGA